One part of the Tautonia rosea genome encodes these proteins:
- a CDS encoding 30S ribosomal protein S1, whose product MVDRNLLREFDISDEEFSTAVYTDGSQEDPMALLEEGQEYVLNTIVHGKVVDIVGDQAIVDVGYKAEGLVPLNEWDETEGRPEPGDEVEVLLEGMDDDTGEILLSRKKAHRMRAWENVISKHAEGDVVTGRVTKKIKGGLLVDIGVNVFLPASQVDIRRPSDIGDYLDTEIQCMILKIDEGRRNIVVSRRKLIEEQRARQKEALLSEIEVGQVRKGVVKNIADFGAFVDLGGIDGLLHITDMSWGRINHPSDMVRIDDTIEVMVLNVDRDREKIALGLKQKSASPWENIGEKYPEGARVTGEVVNVMSYGAFVKLEEGIEGLVHISEMSWTKRINHPSELVQIGDKVEVVVLGINRDKQEISLGMKQTQPNPWDQVAQKYPPGTMVDGTVRNLTNYGAFIEIEEGIDGLLHISDMSWTRKIGHPNELLEKGQQVSCQVLNVDQERKRIALGLKQLKQDPWETDIPDRYHPGEVVVGKVTKLTNFGVFVELEPGLEGLLHISELADHKVDSPEEIVNVGDDIEVKILRVDRSDRKIGLSKKKAGWSKEEIEAEETKAEGAAPGTPAAAAAAAGSTKSELKGGLGGGGPLFSFGGQESGEAAESEASAPAEAPAESTEAETPGEAASDESAETEEKD is encoded by the coding sequence ATGGTAGATCGCAACCTGCTCCGCGAGTTCGATATCTCCGACGAAGAGTTCTCCACCGCCGTCTACACCGACGGAAGCCAGGAGGACCCGATGGCCCTGCTTGAGGAGGGCCAGGAGTATGTGCTCAATACGATCGTCCACGGCAAGGTGGTTGACATCGTCGGCGACCAGGCGATTGTCGACGTCGGCTACAAGGCCGAGGGACTCGTCCCCCTGAACGAGTGGGATGAGACCGAGGGCCGCCCCGAACCGGGCGACGAGGTCGAAGTCCTGCTCGAAGGCATGGACGACGACACCGGCGAGATTTTGCTCTCCCGCAAGAAGGCCCACCGCATGCGGGCCTGGGAGAACGTCATCTCCAAGCACGCCGAGGGCGACGTCGTCACCGGCCGCGTGACGAAAAAGATCAAGGGTGGCTTGCTCGTCGATATCGGCGTCAATGTCTTCCTGCCGGCCAGCCAGGTCGATATCCGACGCCCCTCGGACATCGGGGATTACCTCGATACCGAGATCCAGTGCATGATCCTCAAGATCGACGAAGGACGACGCAATATCGTCGTCTCGCGCCGCAAGCTGATCGAGGAACAGCGCGCCCGGCAGAAGGAAGCCTTGCTGTCGGAGATCGAGGTGGGTCAGGTCCGCAAGGGCGTCGTCAAGAACATCGCCGACTTTGGCGCGTTCGTCGACCTCGGCGGCATCGACGGCCTCTTGCACATCACCGACATGTCTTGGGGGCGCATCAACCACCCGAGCGACATGGTCCGGATCGACGACACGATCGAGGTCATGGTCCTCAACGTCGATCGCGACCGCGAGAAGATCGCCCTGGGCCTGAAGCAGAAGTCGGCCAGCCCCTGGGAAAACATCGGCGAGAAATACCCGGAAGGCGCCCGCGTCACCGGCGAAGTCGTCAACGTCATGTCCTACGGGGCCTTCGTCAAGCTCGAAGAGGGGATCGAAGGGCTCGTCCACATCTCCGAGATGTCCTGGACGAAGCGCATCAATCACCCGAGCGAGCTGGTCCAGATCGGCGACAAGGTCGAGGTCGTCGTCCTCGGGATCAACCGCGACAAGCAGGAAATTTCGCTGGGCATGAAGCAGACCCAGCCGAACCCCTGGGATCAGGTCGCGCAGAAGTACCCGCCGGGCACGATGGTCGACGGCACCGTCCGGAACCTGACGAACTACGGCGCCTTCATCGAGATCGAGGAAGGGATCGACGGGCTCCTGCACATCTCCGACATGAGCTGGACCCGCAAGATCGGCCACCCGAACGAGCTGCTCGAAAAGGGCCAGCAGGTCTCCTGCCAGGTCCTCAATGTCGACCAGGAACGCAAGCGGATCGCCCTGGGCCTCAAACAGCTCAAGCAAGACCCGTGGGAGACCGACATTCCCGACCGCTACCACCCCGGCGAAGTGGTGGTGGGCAAGGTCACCAAGCTGACGAACTTCGGCGTTTTCGTCGAGCTGGAGCCCGGCCTGGAAGGCTTGCTCCATATCTCGGAGCTGGCCGATCACAAGGTCGATAGCCCTGAGGAAATCGTCAACGTTGGGGACGACATCGAGGTGAAAATCCTCCGCGTCGACCGCAGCGATCGCAAGATCGGCCTGTCCAAGAAGAAGGCCGGTTGGAGCAAGGAAGAAATCGAAGCCGAGGAGACGAAGGCCGAAGGGGCTGCCCCTGGCACCCCGGCTGCCGCTGCCGCCGCCGCCGGCTCGACCAAGTCCGAGCTCAAGGGCGGCCTCGGTGGCGGTGGACCGCTCTTCTCCTTCGGTGGTCAGGAGTCCGGCGAAGCCGCCGAATCCGAGGCTTCCGCCCCTGCCGAGGCTCCGGCCGAATCGACCGAAGCCGAAACCCCGGGCGAAGCGGCCTCAGACGAATCGGCCGAAACCGAAGAAAAGGACTGA
- a CDS encoding sigma-70 family RNA polymerase sigma factor: protein MARIRRHRRDVVQSPLETYLREINEVRLLSAEEEKELAHRISRGDKDARDRMIRANLRLVVNIARHYTGKGLSLQDLIEEGNLGLLRAVEGFDPSMGTRFSTYASYWIKQSIKRALVNTAKPIRIPAYMVELLCKWRRMQAELQDRLGRLPTVEEIAAALELPKKKLAIVKKAIKVYNLVPQTDQPENGWSLGEMLMDERTRAPDVEMLEADNLKLVMLRLDAMDKREATVLRMRFGLNDAPPKTLKEIGESLGLTRERVRQIENEALGKLSASFMAD, encoded by the coding sequence ATGGCTCGTATTCGACGACACCGACGCGACGTGGTTCAGAGCCCGCTGGAGACCTATCTCCGGGAGATCAACGAGGTCAGGCTGCTGAGCGCCGAGGAGGAAAAGGAGCTCGCCCACCGCATCTCTCGGGGAGACAAGGATGCTCGGGATCGCATGATCCGTGCAAATCTTCGGCTGGTTGTGAACATCGCCCGGCACTACACGGGCAAAGGCTTGTCGCTCCAGGACTTGATTGAAGAGGGGAATCTCGGCTTGCTCCGAGCCGTCGAGGGCTTTGACCCGTCGATGGGAACCCGATTCAGTACCTATGCCAGCTACTGGATCAAGCAATCGATCAAGCGAGCCCTGGTCAACACGGCCAAGCCCATCCGGATTCCGGCCTACATGGTCGAACTGCTGTGCAAGTGGCGCAGGATGCAGGCGGAGCTTCAGGACCGCCTGGGACGGTTGCCGACGGTGGAGGAGATCGCCGCCGCACTGGAGCTTCCCAAGAAGAAGCTGGCGATCGTGAAGAAGGCCATCAAGGTCTACAACCTTGTGCCTCAGACCGATCAGCCCGAGAACGGCTGGAGCCTGGGAGAGATGCTCATGGATGAGCGGACCCGGGCTCCCGATGTCGAGATGCTCGAGGCCGACAATCTGAAACTGGTGATGCTGCGGCTCGACGCGATGGACAAGCGCGAGGCGACGGTGCTCCGGATGCGGTTCGGCCTGAACGATGCGCCGCCGAAGACTCTCAAGGAGATTGGCGAATCGCTCGGTCTGACCCGCGAGCGGGTCCGTCAGATCGAAAACGAAGCGCTGGGCAAGCTTTCGGCCTCGTTTATGGCGGATTGA
- a CDS encoding PEP-CTERM sorting domain-containing protein (PEP-CTERM proteins occur, often in large numbers, in the proteomes of bacteria that also encode an exosortase, a predicted intramembrane cysteine proteinase. The presence of a PEP-CTERM domain at a protein's C-terminus predicts cleavage within the sorting domain, followed by covalent anchoring to some some component of the (usually Gram-negative) cell surface. Many PEP-CTERM proteins exhibit an unusual sequence composition that includes large numbers of potential glycosylation sites. Expression of one such protein has been shown restore the ability of a bacterium to form floc, a type of biofilm.) gives MHRMRHYVAVFGLITGVTALIGSPAEANLIRTDPKLAFPDVLAAAINGRIEYDFDEASQRGVLTMTNTPWEIAGDETTSFPIEHADGSNKSQRLVLNLDASGNIVSDPSNLYELYGRIVAGDQTFDGLLLKGTPTKFGWLDFGSPSAPIGLDMFDVEIEVTGGELARYFGDTAYMEFTPLLESTFEGAFNNDFTGLKPVSNIRSYNSPEPFPIPEPTTIVVLLSGGAALLYHRHRRRIVS, from the coding sequence ATGCACCGGATGCGTCACTACGTCGCCGTCTTTGGGTTGATCACCGGAGTGACTGCCCTGATCGGCAGTCCTGCCGAGGCCAACCTAATTCGGACTGACCCGAAGCTCGCGTTCCCCGACGTCCTCGCCGCCGCCATCAACGGTCGGATTGAATACGACTTTGATGAAGCGTCCCAGCGAGGCGTTCTGACCATGACCAACACGCCGTGGGAGATCGCCGGAGACGAGACCACGTCGTTCCCGATCGAACATGCCGACGGCTCCAACAAGTCTCAGCGACTGGTGCTCAATCTTGATGCGAGCGGGAACATCGTTTCCGACCCGTCAAACCTTTACGAGTTGTACGGCCGAATCGTTGCGGGAGATCAGACCTTCGACGGTCTGCTCCTCAAGGGCACCCCGACCAAGTTCGGCTGGCTCGACTTCGGCAGTCCCTCGGCCCCGATCGGCCTGGACATGTTCGACGTCGAGATCGAAGTGACCGGCGGTGAACTCGCCCGATACTTCGGCGATACCGCCTACATGGAGTTCACCCCGCTGCTCGAAAGCACCTTCGAAGGAGCCTTCAATAATGACTTCACCGGGCTGAAGCCGGTGAGCAATATCCGCTCCTACAACTCTCCGGAGCCGTTCCCGATTCCCGAGCCGACGACCATCGTCGTCTTGCTCAGCGGTGGAGCCGCCTTGCTCTACCATCGACATCGCCGCCGTATTGTCTCTTGA
- the polX gene encoding DNA polymerase/3'-5' exonuclease PolX translates to MLADDVARLLDEMGTLLELQGENPFRCRAYHTAADAVRGVGGDLLDMVSSGRLAAEVPGIGETIQSKITQLVTTGRLTALEELREQMPAGLVALLRVPGLGPKKIKALHEALAITSLADLRRVAESGAIAGLKGFGAKTQQKILEGLDFVESSGDRILQSTALRLVAPIVEAVRKAPGVEQVEVCGSLRRRLETIGDLDVLFAADDPAPVLDRFVALPEVAGVLAHGPTKASVRLAGGVQCDLRGVTPEQFTFALHYFTGSKAHNIAMRRRAIARGLRLNEYALEGSEGPLACRSEAELFEALGLDFIPPELREDHGEFDLAERGPIPPLIERSDLRGTFHCHTDWSDGGNTLLEMAEAARQRGLSYLGIADHSRSAGYANGLSIDRVRRQWDEIDALNETFGREFRLFKGIECDILPDGSLDYPDEVLEGFDYVVASVHSSFGQARQVMTDRIVRAVRHPLVTMLGHPSGRLLLRRDAYAVDLDAVIDAAAEAGTMIEINANPHRLDLDAPHARRARERGITLVINPDAHATGGLDDLEFGIGVARRAGLSPEHVLNTANCSEVARRLKKTSSR, encoded by the coding sequence ATGCTCGCGGACGACGTGGCCCGTCTGCTCGACGAGATGGGCACGCTCCTGGAACTCCAGGGGGAGAATCCGTTCCGATGCCGGGCGTATCACACGGCCGCCGATGCCGTACGGGGGGTCGGGGGTGATCTGCTCGACATGGTCTCCTCGGGTCGCCTGGCGGCCGAGGTGCCGGGCATCGGCGAGACGATCCAGTCCAAGATCACCCAGCTGGTGACGACCGGCCGGCTGACGGCTCTGGAGGAGCTTCGCGAGCAAATGCCGGCGGGCCTGGTGGCCTTGCTTCGGGTCCCTGGACTCGGGCCGAAGAAGATCAAGGCGTTGCACGAAGCGCTTGCGATCACCAGCCTGGCCGATCTGCGACGTGTGGCCGAATCGGGGGCGATTGCCGGGTTGAAGGGCTTCGGGGCGAAGACGCAGCAAAAGATCCTGGAAGGGCTGGACTTCGTCGAGTCCTCGGGCGACCGTATCTTGCAAAGCACGGCGTTGCGCCTCGTGGCTCCGATCGTCGAGGCGGTGCGCAAGGCTCCGGGAGTGGAACAGGTTGAGGTCTGTGGCAGCCTTCGCCGTCGCCTGGAGACGATCGGCGATCTCGACGTCCTGTTCGCGGCGGACGACCCCGCGCCGGTGCTTGATCGGTTCGTGGCGCTTCCGGAGGTGGCCGGCGTGCTCGCTCACGGTCCGACCAAGGCAAGCGTTCGTCTGGCCGGGGGCGTACAATGCGACCTCCGAGGGGTGACGCCCGAGCAGTTCACGTTCGCCCTGCATTACTTCACCGGATCGAAGGCGCACAACATCGCCATGCGGCGTCGGGCGATCGCCCGGGGGCTTCGGCTCAATGAATACGCCCTTGAAGGCTCCGAGGGGCCGCTTGCCTGCCGATCCGAGGCCGAGCTGTTCGAGGCGCTCGGGCTGGACTTCATTCCTCCCGAACTTCGGGAAGATCACGGCGAGTTCGACCTGGCCGAGCGCGGGCCGATTCCCCCGTTGATCGAGCGAAGCGACCTGCGAGGTACCTTTCACTGCCATACCGACTGGAGTGACGGCGGCAATACCTTACTCGAAATGGCCGAAGCCGCCCGCCAGCGCGGCCTGTCGTATCTTGGGATCGCCGATCATTCCCGATCGGCCGGCTATGCCAATGGGCTGAGCATTGACCGGGTCCGTCGCCAGTGGGACGAGATCGACGCTCTGAATGAGACGTTTGGCCGCGAGTTCCGTTTGTTCAAGGGAATCGAGTGCGACATCCTGCCCGATGGCTCGCTCGACTACCCGGACGAGGTGCTCGAAGGCTTCGATTACGTCGTCGCCAGCGTTCATTCGAGCTTTGGGCAAGCTCGACAGGTGATGACCGATCGGATCGTCCGGGCCGTGCGGCACCCGTTGGTCACGATGCTTGGGCATCCGTCGGGTCGGCTCCTGCTCCGTCGAGACGCGTATGCCGTCGATCTCGACGCGGTCATCGACGCGGCAGCCGAGGCCGGGACAATGATCGAGATTAACGCCAACCCGCATCGTCTTGACCTCGATGCCCCGCATGCCCGCCGGGCTCGTGAGCGCGGGATCACACTCGTCATCAATCCCGACGCCCACGCCACCGGGGGCCTCGATGACCTGGAGTTCGGTATCGGTGTGGCCCGTCGCGCCGGTCTGAGCCCGGAGCATGTTTTGAACACGGCGAACTGCTCGGAGGTGGCTCGACGACTCAAAAAAACCTCATCAAGGTGA
- a CDS encoding DUF2203 domain-containing protein — translation MALPKSDQPDRRYFTVEEANRALPLVRAIVADIVRQWQVVSDLEQRLTPVLDRRRTARPEDDPYDAELESRRAELATEQAAFRRYLHELETLGVELKGAHNGLCDFPSLKNGREVYLCWKLGEPEVSHWHELHSGFSGRQPIESDEPSTAAHPV, via the coding sequence ATGGCATTACCGAAATCGGATCAGCCTGATCGGCGATACTTCACGGTCGAGGAGGCCAATCGCGCCTTGCCGCTTGTGCGGGCGATCGTGGCCGACATCGTTCGTCAGTGGCAGGTCGTCAGTGACCTGGAACAACGCCTGACCCCCGTGCTCGATCGTCGTCGGACCGCTCGGCCCGAAGACGACCCCTACGACGCGGAACTGGAAAGCCGACGCGCCGAACTTGCGACCGAACAGGCGGCCTTCCGGCGCTACCTGCACGAGCTGGAAACGCTCGGCGTCGAGCTGAAAGGGGCCCACAACGGCCTCTGCGATTTCCCGAGCCTCAAAAACGGCCGCGAGGTCTACCTGTGCTGGAAGCTCGGCGAGCCCGAGGTCTCTCACTGGCACGAGCTGCACTCGGGCTTCTCCGGCCGTCAGCCGATCGAGAGTGACGAGCCTTCGACCGCGGCTCATCCGGTGTAA
- a CDS encoding TAXI family TRAP transporter solute-binding subunit: MAQRRSRLIRRGVASAMLAVLIGSAITWLVTREWLPRTFRISSGQVEGRYHEFARRLGPAIEARLGRPSEVLPSEGSLASRELLLADDSDRRADLAILQGGSVPLRGLTMIAPLFPDVVHVVARADRGIETIEDLRGRCVSVGEPGSGMQVSAQHLLDHYAIELDARSVSFDSLAFDDELDAAIVTTNSSNRALRRLLAGGQYVLVPVIDADAIALIHYHYHAITIPRGLFCESPRIPAEPVPTVATTAFLATRADAPARLVEETLEALYSEIGPWDFPDLIPRSRALDWHPAPMHPAARSFFDPFDHLGWTATVLESLSALKELLFAMAAGAYLLWDRWRRVREREKQEEVRVQKERLDLFLEQTAAIEREQMDTDDPRRLRELLDRVVRIKLHALSQFTHETLRGDGTFALFLLQCNNLTNVIQLKIVIATMRQRR; the protein is encoded by the coding sequence ATGGCGCAACGACGATCCCGGTTGATCCGGCGCGGGGTCGCTTCCGCGATGCTCGCGGTTCTGATCGGGTCGGCGATCACCTGGCTGGTCACCCGGGAATGGCTTCCGCGAACCTTCCGGATTTCCTCAGGCCAGGTCGAAGGCCGCTACCATGAGTTCGCCCGCCGCCTTGGTCCGGCTATCGAGGCACGGCTCGGACGGCCCTCGGAGGTCCTCCCCTCCGAAGGATCACTCGCCAGCCGGGAACTCCTGCTGGCTGACGACTCCGATCGTCGCGCCGATCTGGCGATTCTTCAAGGTGGCTCCGTCCCGCTCCGCGGCCTGACGATGATCGCCCCACTCTTTCCCGACGTGGTGCACGTCGTCGCTCGGGCCGATCGGGGGATCGAGACGATCGAGGACCTCCGGGGGCGTTGCGTCTCGGTCGGAGAGCCGGGGTCGGGAATGCAGGTCAGCGCGCAACACCTGCTCGATCACTATGCGATCGAACTCGACGCCCGATCGGTCAGCTTCGACTCACTTGCGTTCGACGACGAACTGGACGCGGCCATCGTCACGACCAACTCCAGCAATCGCGCGCTGCGACGATTGCTGGCCGGGGGACAGTACGTCCTCGTTCCGGTCATCGACGCCGACGCGATCGCCCTGATCCATTACCATTACCACGCGATCACCATTCCTCGGGGCCTGTTCTGCGAGTCGCCCCGCATTCCCGCCGAGCCGGTGCCGACGGTCGCCACGACCGCCTTTCTCGCCACGAGGGCCGATGCCCCCGCCCGACTGGTCGAGGAAACCCTCGAAGCCCTATACTCCGAGATCGGCCCCTGGGACTTCCCCGACCTGATTCCTCGTTCCCGAGCCCTCGACTGGCACCCGGCTCCGATGCACCCGGCGGCCCGCTCGTTCTTCGACCCGTTCGATCATCTCGGCTGGACGGCCACGGTGCTCGAATCCCTCTCAGCGCTCAAGGAGTTGCTCTTTGCAATGGCCGCCGGTGCGTACCTGCTCTGGGACCGCTGGCGACGCGTCCGGGAGCGCGAGAAACAGGAGGAGGTTCGTGTTCAGAAGGAACGCCTCGACCTGTTCCTCGAACAAACCGCCGCAATCGAGCGCGAGCAGATGGATACCGACGACCCCCGCCGTCTCCGCGAGCTGCTCGACCGCGTCGTCCGCATCAAGCTCCACGCCCTCTCCCAGTTCACTCACGAAACGCTCCGAGGCGATGGCACGTTTGCGCTGTTCCTGCTCCAGTGCAACAACCTGACCAACGTCATTCAGCTCAAGATCGTCATTGCCACCATGCGCCAGCGGCGATGA
- the cmk gene encoding (d)CMP kinase produces MRRVVTIDGPAGSGKSTVARIVAERLGWRLLDTGAMYRSVALAALRAGIDLADEEALGTLASRITVSLPPGQVLLDDQDVTQAIRTVEVTRVTRFAAENPKVRQILAFWQRAFAAENDTITEGRDQGTVVFPDAPCKFFLTADPNERARRRHAEFLDRGESISFDEVLCDQQRRDAEDTERTLAPLRPAEDATLIDTTGRTIEEIATIVEAAARRCSGEASLPEPPQS; encoded by the coding sequence ATGCGGCGAGTGGTGACGATCGATGGACCGGCCGGATCGGGAAAGAGTACCGTGGCCCGGATCGTGGCCGAACGGCTTGGCTGGCGGCTGCTCGACACGGGGGCGATGTACCGATCGGTCGCGCTGGCCGCCTTGAGAGCCGGAATCGACCTGGCCGACGAGGAGGCTCTCGGCACCCTGGCCAGTCGAATCACCGTCTCACTGCCTCCTGGCCAGGTCCTGCTCGACGATCAGGATGTGACCCAGGCGATCCGCACGGTCGAGGTCACGCGCGTCACCCGCTTCGCCGCCGAGAACCCCAAGGTTCGCCAGATCCTGGCCTTCTGGCAACGGGCCTTCGCCGCTGAGAATGACACGATCACCGAGGGCCGTGATCAAGGTACGGTCGTCTTCCCCGACGCCCCTTGCAAGTTCTTCCTCACCGCCGACCCGAACGAACGGGCTCGCCGTCGCCATGCCGAATTTCTCGATCGTGGTGAGTCCATCTCCTTCGACGAGGTGCTCTGCGACCAGCAGCGACGCGATGCCGAAGACACCGAACGCACCCTCGCCCCGTTGCGTCCGGCCGAAGACGCCACCCTGATCGACACGACCGGCCGGACCATCGAAGAGATCGCCACCATCGTCGAGGCCGCGGCCCGGCGCTGCTCGGGCGAGGCATCCCTCCCGGAGCCTCCACAGTCATGA
- a CDS encoding lysophospholipid acyltransferase family protein, which translates to MTAPDSSRRREPDDIPRYDRSWIRRVGYRMTQWMIRGFEACYGGLRVSGQENVPERGAALLISNHLSFWDVLVLGSGIRRPVNFVARSSLFTPKFGGFLRFYGAFPIQRDGFGSQGFKETLRRLKAGGIVTFFPEGTRSPDGTLQELKPGIAALATRAHVPIIPAGIAGTFESWPRDQRFPRPHPLRLHLAPRIAPEELDGLSPEDATQLIRERLEQAIATAQQAMPPHRRRAKKDL; encoded by the coding sequence ATGACCGCCCCCGACTCGTCCCGCCGTCGCGAACCGGACGACATTCCCCGGTATGATCGCTCGTGGATTCGACGGGTCGGCTACCGCATGACTCAGTGGATGATTAGAGGATTCGAGGCGTGCTACGGTGGCCTCCGCGTGTCGGGGCAGGAGAATGTCCCGGAACGCGGAGCCGCCTTGCTCATCTCGAACCACCTGAGCTTCTGGGATGTCCTGGTCCTCGGCAGTGGGATTCGCCGACCGGTGAACTTTGTGGCGCGATCATCGTTGTTCACGCCGAAATTCGGGGGCTTCCTCCGCTTCTACGGTGCCTTTCCGATTCAGCGAGACGGCTTCGGATCGCAGGGGTTCAAGGAAACCCTCCGCCGCCTCAAGGCCGGGGGCATCGTCACCTTCTTTCCCGAAGGAACCCGATCGCCCGACGGCACACTCCAGGAATTGAAACCCGGGATCGCCGCTCTGGCGACCCGAGCCCACGTGCCGATCATCCCGGCCGGGATCGCCGGCACCTTCGAATCATGGCCCCGCGATCAACGCTTTCCCCGACCTCACCCGCTTCGCCTCCACCTCGCGCCCAGGATTGCCCCTGAGGAACTGGATGGACTCTCGCCTGAGGACGCGACCCAGTTGATCCGGGAACGACTCGAACAGGCCATTGCGACGGCTCAGCAAGCAATGCCCCCCCACCGAAGGCGGGCGAAAAAGGACTTGTGA
- a CDS encoding SDR family NAD(P)-dependent oxidoreductase yields MPRRRDSFQATRCLITGASSGIGAAFARLLAADGARLVVTGRSADRLASEVEHLKDAGASADQILAVPADLTDADDRRKLLDATSERFDGALDLVINAAGVGAYGRFESHAPAVMRQVFEINVFALAEMCRATLPMLRRGDRPSLLNIGSIVARRGLPGRPEYSASKFAVAGLTEALRAEWTIDGIHVMLLNPGFTTTGFERNVVVHTAIYKTESERSMTPDAVAQAGLRALLRGRRELTLTARGRLLLAVNRVVPGFVDWGFGRWTRRLYADAPALAAAEQRSTDPSPPDSSSA; encoded by the coding sequence ATGCCCCGTCGTCGAGACTCGTTCCAGGCCACGCGTTGCCTGATCACCGGAGCGTCCTCCGGCATTGGAGCCGCCTTTGCCCGGCTGCTGGCCGCCGATGGTGCCCGGCTCGTCGTGACCGGCCGATCGGCCGATCGCCTCGCCTCGGAGGTCGAGCACCTGAAGGACGCCGGTGCCTCCGCCGATCAGATCCTTGCCGTTCCCGCCGACCTGACCGATGCTGACGATCGCCGGAAGCTGCTCGATGCCACGTCCGAGCGGTTCGACGGCGCCCTCGATCTGGTGATCAACGCCGCCGGGGTCGGGGCCTATGGGCGGTTCGAGTCGCACGCGCCTGCGGTCATGCGTCAGGTCTTCGAGATCAACGTCTTCGCCCTGGCTGAAATGTGCCGAGCGACCTTGCCGATGCTTCGCCGAGGCGATCGTCCCTCGTTGCTCAACATCGGCTCGATCGTTGCCCGACGCGGCTTGCCCGGTCGCCCGGAATACTCGGCCAGCAAGTTCGCCGTCGCCGGCCTGACCGAAGCCCTTCGCGCCGAATGGACGATCGACGGCATCCACGTCATGCTCCTGAACCCCGGTTTCACGACCACCGGGTTCGAACGCAACGTGGTTGTCCACACCGCCATATACAAAACGGAATCCGAGCGGAGTATGACCCCCGACGCCGTCGCCCAGGCCGGGCTTCGCGCCTTACTCCGTGGCCGCCGCGAGCTGACCCTGACCGCCCGAGGACGCTTGCTCCTCGCCGTCAACCGCGTCGTTCCCGGCTTCGTCGACTGGGGCTTCGGCCGCTGGACCCGCCGCCTCTACGCCGACGCCCCCGCCCTCGCCGCCGCCGAGCAACGCTCGACCGATCCCTCGCCACCCGACTCGTCTTCCGCGTGA
- a CDS encoding SDR family oxidoreductase, with amino-acid sequence MVTLGNAAIVTGAGSGIGRVTALALLGEGYSVALAGRRAEALKETVERAGEARSRAIAVPTDVTDPDSVRALFEVTHRAFGRIDLLFNNAGTGAPAVPLEDLTLDQWRRVIDVNLTGTFLCTQEAFRFMKRQEPQGGRIINNGSVSAHVPRPDSAPYTAAKHAITGMTRSTALDGRAFGITCGQIDIGNAATEMTARMQGGVRQANGSIANEPTIDPEHVARAVLYMASLPPEANVLFLTVMAAGMPFVGRG; translated from the coding sequence ATGGTGACCCTCGGAAACGCAGCGATTGTCACGGGAGCAGGGTCGGGAATCGGCCGGGTGACGGCCCTAGCGTTGCTGGGGGAAGGCTACTCGGTCGCGCTCGCGGGACGACGAGCGGAGGCCCTGAAAGAAACAGTCGAACGCGCCGGGGAAGCGCGATCGCGGGCGATCGCCGTCCCGACCGACGTGACCGACCCCGATTCCGTCCGGGCACTTTTTGAGGTTACACACAGGGCCTTTGGTCGCATTGACCTGCTCTTCAACAATGCGGGGACGGGGGCTCCGGCCGTTCCGCTCGAAGACCTGACGCTCGATCAGTGGCGCCGCGTGATCGACGTGAACCTGACCGGCACGTTCCTTTGCACTCAAGAGGCGTTTCGATTCATGAAACGCCAGGAACCGCAAGGGGGGCGGATCATCAACAATGGATCGGTTTCGGCTCACGTGCCCCGGCCCGATTCAGCACCCTACACGGCGGCGAAGCACGCCATCACAGGGATGACCCGATCGACCGCCCTCGATGGTCGCGCGTTCGGCATCACGTGTGGTCAGATCGACATCGGCAACGCCGCCACCGAGATGACCGCCCGTATGCAGGGCGGTGTTCGCCAGGCCAACGGCTCCATCGCCAACGAGCCGACCATCGACCCCGAACACGTCGCCCGAGCCGTCCTCTACATGGCCAGCCTGCCGCCGGAGGCTAATGTGCTCTTCCTGACCGTCATGGCCGCCGGGATGCCGTTTGTCGGCCGGGGCTGA